In bacterium, the sequence TCCTGATCTGCTTAACGGAATCAGCACCGGTATTGCTTTCTAGAGCATAAGTGTGCTCACCAGGCAGTACCCGTTCGCAGCGCCGAATTAATCCATCGATAAATTTTTCATCATGTACCAAATGTAAGTATCTCATTATTCAGAGACTCTCTGCACTGCAGTTTTGTTTGCGCTCGGGATATTGTTTCCAATAGCAGCGCTTCGATAAAAAATCAAGGCGTCCACATGGGCGAGGGATCCAAGGAGCTTCCGTAATTCATCTAACTCGTCCTGGGGAACATAGCAGTAGCGCTCAATGTCGGGATGGAATCGCACCGCACTTCGCAAAAGAGCCTCAGCACCCGGCGCAAAAAGCTTATTACAGGATGTTACAAGTGCTCGTGATTCTCGCATCAATTCCCCCATTTCCGTTATTGTAATTTAACCTATTTCGGGAAACAACCTCTAATAAGAAGAAACCGAAAAAGAAAGACTTCACCACCCGCCTGCAACGCTGTAGCACTGCGGGCAGGCTGATCTTCACTGATTTACACTAATCCAGACCATTCGATCAGGCTCAGGGCAGGAAAGAGAATATTGCGGCATTTTTGTTTGGGCTAACCCCAACTTCTTAGCGGTTACGTCAAATCAATGAATTCCGTAACTTCAATCCGAGCCTGTTTAAGGATATGCGAGAGGGTGGAGCGTTTGACAGGCCGATGCGCAGGAACAGTCAATTTAAGAGTCTCAAGGGACGTGTGCTTCTGAAGGCGGATGTGACTACCCTTCTGCCGAACCACAACCCAGCCATCTCGCTGCAAAGCCCTTATGATTTGATCGTAAGGCAGACTGGGCACCTTACTCATACAGCAACTTCCATCAACTCGGCATTGGGCGCAAAATCCCAATCGTCTTCAACAGGCTCCAGATACAGATCAATGGCTTCACGTATATTCCTCAAAACATCGTCTTTCGACTCACCTTCAGAAATGCAACCTGGAAGAGCGGGAACAATCGCGGTATACCCGCCTTCTTCACTGGGCTCTAGAATGATTTTTAAATTCATTATTATTCCTTAATCATAGCACTACCAATTGGTTATATATTGACATCTAAACCCTAAAAGGTAAAGACTTGCATTTGGTCTGTCACGCCTCTAATGCGTCTTACTCTTTAAAATCGTCGCAATCATGTACAAGCCTTTTTCAGTAAAGGCGTTAGGCAAGGCCCTTGTTTTTGCAAATTTTGCGGTCGAGAATTTCGACCGCACACCCACAAACGCTGCTTCGCTGATCTCAAAGCTGTAATCGCCAGGAAATTTATCAGGATTATTCTTTACCGCATTCAACTCCGCACATTCAACCAGAGGAGAGACCTTAGACATTCGACCTTTGACTTCAGACCTGGAGGGGCAGCCTGTCCGCCTGTGGCGGAAATCCCGCTTTTCCGGAATGAGCCGCGTGCAAGTCCGGCACATATATCGAAGGCATCATCGCGCT encodes:
- a CDS encoding type II toxin-antitoxin system HicB family antitoxin — encoded protein: MNLKIILEPSEEGGYTAIVPALPGCISEGESKDDVLRNIREAIDLYLEPVEDDWDFAPNAELMEVAV
- a CDS encoding ORF6N domain-containing protein encodes the protein MSKVSPLVECAELNAVKNNPDKFPGDYSFEISEAAFVGVRSKFSTAKFAKTRALPNAFTEKGLYMIATILKSKTH
- a CDS encoding type II toxin-antitoxin system HicA family toxin produces the protein MSKVPSLPYDQIIRALQRDGWVVVRQKGSHIRLQKHTSLETLKLTVPAHRPVKRSTLSHILKQARIEVTEFIDLT